In Planctomycetia bacterium, the following proteins share a genomic window:
- the uvrA gene encoding excinuclease ABC subunit UvrA, giving the protein MEPTTIEIKNAREHNLRSVSLTLPRGKLIVFTGVSGSGKSSLAFDTLYAEGQRRYVESLSSYARQFMGQMQKPDCDQITGLSPSIAIQQKTTGWNPRSTVGTITAIYDFLRVLFARIGTQHCTQCARPITAQSREQITAGILAAFGGESSRVLMLAPVARGQKGEFRDLFDDLLRAGYVRARVDGEVVTLREDLALQKNRRHDIEVVIDRLTLDEKVRPRLAEAVESALRVGAGTLIVAPDAGKVEGKPGGKRSEAGEKVFSSKYACTQCNISFEPPTPQLFSFNSPTGMCLRCDGLGELIDFDPELLVPDPKLNFYAPCVAPMRTKVGKWRRHIYDGVARAVGFDIRKPWKDLPKKARDALLHGTGDRHITYEWRWSGGLWMHGGTFEGVIAELRDKYRKAKAAFVREYYEKYMRRGPCPECRGSRLNRQAMGVRIPIAAGKNGGPNIHELCAMSVASAGETLANLKLTPVQAIVAEEVLKELRTRLEFLMKVGLHYLALDRTAPTLSGGELQRIRLAGQIGAGLVGVLYVLDEPSIGLHPRDNEMLLESLLTLRDMGNTLIVVEHDEATMRAADEIVDFGPGPGVRGGEVVVQGTMDDIAKSERSLTGQYLSGRREIEVPKARRPVVRSSTGRKKRAAKGAQ; this is encoded by the coding sequence ATGGAACCCACCACGATTGAAATCAAAAATGCGCGGGAGCATAACCTGCGCTCGGTCTCGCTCACCCTGCCGCGCGGGAAGCTGATCGTCTTCACCGGCGTCTCGGGGAGCGGCAAGAGCAGTCTGGCCTTCGACACGCTTTACGCCGAGGGGCAGCGGCGCTATGTTGAGTCGCTTTCGTCATACGCCCGGCAATTCATGGGCCAGATGCAAAAGCCCGACTGCGATCAGATCACCGGGCTTTCGCCGTCCATCGCCATTCAGCAGAAGACGACCGGCTGGAACCCGCGATCGACGGTGGGGACGATCACGGCGATTTACGATTTCCTGCGCGTGTTGTTCGCGCGGATCGGCACGCAGCATTGCACGCAGTGCGCCCGGCCGATCACGGCGCAGTCGCGCGAGCAGATCACCGCGGGGATACTTGCCGCCTTCGGGGGCGAGTCGTCGCGCGTTTTGATGCTCGCTCCGGTTGCCCGGGGGCAGAAGGGCGAGTTCCGCGATTTGTTCGATGACCTGCTTCGGGCGGGCTACGTGCGGGCCCGGGTGGATGGGGAGGTCGTCACCCTGCGCGAGGACTTGGCGCTTCAGAAGAACCGCCGCCACGACATTGAAGTGGTGATCGATCGGTTGACGCTCGATGAGAAGGTGCGGCCGCGACTGGCCGAGGCGGTGGAAAGCGCGCTTCGCGTCGGGGCAGGGACGCTCATCGTCGCGCCGGATGCCGGAAAGGTCGAAGGCAAGCCGGGCGGGAAGCGTTCCGAGGCCGGCGAAAAGGTCTTTTCCTCGAAGTACGCCTGCACCCAGTGCAACATCTCGTTCGAGCCGCCGACGCCGCAGCTTTTCTCCTTTAATTCGCCGACGGGCATGTGCCTGCGATGCGACGGGCTGGGGGAATTGATCGACTTCGATCCCGAGTTACTGGTGCCCGATCCCAAGCTGAATTTTTACGCGCCTTGTGTCGCGCCGATGCGGACGAAGGTCGGCAAGTGGCGGCGTCATATTTACGACGGCGTAGCCAGGGCGGTCGGGTTTGACATTCGCAAACCGTGGAAGGACCTGCCGAAGAAGGCCCGCGATGCCCTGCTCCATGGGACCGGCGATCGACACATCACCTACGAGTGGCGATGGTCCGGCGGTCTGTGGATGCACGGCGGCACCTTCGAAGGCGTCATCGCCGAACTGCGCGACAAGTATCGCAAGGCGAAGGCGGCGTTCGTCCGCGAGTACTACGAGAAATACATGCGGCGCGGGCCGTGCCCGGAGTGCCGGGGGTCGCGGCTCAATCGCCAGGCGATGGGGGTGCGCATTCCGATTGCCGCGGGCAAGAATGGCGGCCCGAATATTCACGAATTGTGCGCGATGTCCGTCGCGTCGGCGGGGGAGACACTGGCGAATCTGAAGCTCACGCCGGTGCAGGCCATCGTGGCCGAGGAAGTGCTCAAGGAGCTGCGCACGCGGCTGGAGTTTCTGATGAAGGTGGGGTTGCACTACCTCGCGCTGGATCGCACGGCCCCGACGCTTTCCGGCGGCGAGCTTCAGCGCATTCGCCTGGCCGGGCAGATCGGCGCGGGGCTCGTCGGCGTGTTGTACGTGCTGGACGAGCCGTCGATCGGATTGCACCCGCGGGATAATGAGATGCTGCTGGAGAGTCTGCTGACCCTGCGCGACATGGGCAATACGCTCATCGTCGTCGAGCATGACGAGGCGACCATGCGCGCTGCCGACGAGATCGTGGACTTCGGCCCGGGGCCCGGTGTGCGCGGCGGGGAGGTGGTCGTGCAGGGGACGATGGACGACATCGCGAAAAGCGAGCGGTCGCTGACCGGGCAATACTTGAGCGGCAGGAGAGAGATCGAGGTGCCGAAGGCGCGGCGACCGGTGGTGCGGAGTTCCACCGGCCGCAAAAAGCGCGCGGCGAAGGGCGCTCAGTGA
- a CDS encoding pyridoxal-phosphate dependent enzyme: MRSNILEAIGNTSFVQLRGVATVLKRHKPDVRFVAVEPAESAVLSGGQPGPHKIEGVGIGYTPPLWEPGLVDSIIPVSTSDAKEMTRRLAREEGLFAGTSSGANVLAAIQVGRKLGPKGHVVTLMIDSGLKYLSTDVYRRPKQGTEVEARP; this comes from the coding sequence ATGCGAAGCAACATCCTGGAGGCAATCGGTAACACGTCGTTCGTGCAGCTTCGCGGCGTGGCGACGGTGCTGAAGCGTCACAAGCCCGACGTTCGGTTCGTCGCCGTCGAGCCGGCCGAGTCCGCCGTGCTCTCGGGCGGACAGCCCGGTCCGCACAAGATCGAAGGCGTGGGCATCGGCTACACGCCGCCCCTGTGGGAGCCGGGCCTCGTGGATTCGATCATTCCCGTCTCGACCTCCGACGCGAAGGAGATGACGCGCCGCCTTGCGCGCGAGGAGGGCCTCTTCGCCGGGACATCGTCCGGGGCCAACGTGCTGGCGGCGATCCAAGTCGGTCGCAAACTCGGGCCCAAAGGGCATGTCGTGACATTGATGATCGATTCAGGTTTGAAGTACCTGAGTACCGACGTCTATCGTCGGCCAAAACAAGGAACGGAAGTCGAAGCTCGCCCATGA